A window of Candidatus Gracilibacteria bacterium genomic DNA:
AATGAGTACAGACTTAAATCAGCACTTGATACGAGTTTTGAATTTCTTGATATGCTCAATAAATTTGCAGACCAAAAAGAACCCTGGAAAATGATAAAAGAGGATGAGGAGGGAACAAGAGAAGTTCTCTATACGCTCGCAGAATGACTCAGACAAGTAGGACTCGGACTCTACGCATTTTTTCCAGATAAGATGTCTGAGATGTTCACTAAACTCTGACTTATAAATTACACTGAGCAATTAGAGTCTGGAAAACTTCAAGATCTTCAAAATAAATCAGAAGTATTCAATATTACAAAGAAATGAGAAGCTCTCTTTCAAAGAATAGAAATTACTCAATAAAACTATCTTAGAAATAATTATAAATATAAGTCAAAATTATCTTTTGACTTATATTTTTTTTGAATAGAATTATTAAACCTGTGCTGGAAATTCTGCTTGCCCCGCAGAAAAGTACACTAGGGATGATGCATTTGCTCTTGCTTTTTTTTCTGCCGAAAAAAAGTTATAGTGTGTCATTACTTGCTTTGCAGTGGGTTCTTGACCCACTGCAAAGCACTTTTCTCAAAACCTAGCTGTGCTACGTGTTTTGAAAAATCCTGAATAAAAGCCCGCTTATGCGGGCTTTCAGCTTATATACATTCTGACAATAAAAAAAATCGCTCAAGTACGAGAGATTTTTTAATATATTATTTCTTATCGAAATATACTTTTTTAGTGAAATAGAGATTATCTTCGATAAGTCGTCTATTTTTAGATATAAGGTCTCAGATGATACCAAGTGCAAAAAATATTGTAGCAATCGTGAGAAAGGCTCCTGAGACGATGAGAGACTGTACATGACCGGTTGGTCCTTCAATCGTAATGTAAAAATATGTAAATCTGATTATCCCAATAAGTCCAATTATAAAAAATGCACTCGCAAGACTGACAAAAAGTCTCAGTGGGTGGTACATCGCATATACTCTGAGTAATATTGAAAGGGTTTTGTACATATGTTGCCATATGTTTTTAAAAAGCCTAGATGGACGAGTTGGTTTATTCGTCGTCATCGGTATGTAATCAATCTTTATTTTTTTACTTCCTGCTTGTACGAGAGTATCAACCGCATATGAAAAATCACTGGTTACATTAAGTTTGAGAAGGGCTTCTCGAGAGTAGGCTCTAAATCCACTCACAGAATCTGGAACTTTTGTTCCTGAGAGTATTCGTACTATTAAACTTCCAAGCCATTGAAAAAACTTTTTCATGGGTGAGAAATGTTGTATATCTTTGGTTTGTCTGTTTCCCATTACAAAATCAGAGTGTCAGTTTACTATTGGAGCAACAAGATCTGGAATATACCTCCCTGGATATTGGTTATCTCCATCAGTATTTACAAGGATATCTGCTCATTCTCGAAGGGCCTTTTCAACTCAGCTACGAAACGCATTTCCAAGTCCTTTATTTCCTCTGTGTTTGATGATATAATCAACCTTGTGTTCATTTGCTATCTCTATAGTTTTATCGCTTGAACCATCATCTATTATCATAGTTTCTATGATATCTATCCCATCAATATGAGTTGGTAATTCGCTGAGAACACTACTAAGCGTCTTCTCTTCGTTAAAACATGGGACTTGTATGATAAGTTTCATAAAAAACGTTTAGGTTATATATTTCAAAGTATACTAATAACTAGGACTCAGGCAAGCATAATTGCAGCAGCCACAAATTTAGCGACTATATTTTTTTCTTTATACATAAAATATCCTAAAAATACGCTAAATATTCAACTCGCTCTTTTCAGCGCTATAACGTAGATAACCAATGTGTATTTGAGAGCGAGCATTTGAAGAAATGCTGCAGCTCAGGTCAAGATACTCAAAGCTCCTATTTTTAAAATATTTTTTTTGGTGAGCATAGATTTAGGGTTCATACTTTTTCACATCACGAGCATAATTCCCACAAAGATGAGAGATATTACAGCGTTAGTTAAGAGCATCCATCAAATGGCACCTACTTGCAAGACTCAGAGCTTATCAAGTGGAGAGCTCACACTCCAGAGTATCGCTGTGACCAGCATATATCGAGCTCAAAGGTTTTCTATTAATGCTCGAATGGGGGCGAGAAATCATCACCTAATTTCCTGAATATTGAGAAAATATGTCCCTACAAATATTATAGCAACTCAAGCAGCTCCATATATATTTGAAAGTTCTCCACTTATAAAGTAAGAAGTCACAAATAAAAATGGAATAGTGAGCGCTGTAAGTGGAGATACGAGAGATAAGTCTCAATACTTTACTGCTTTTAGAGCAGTGATAGTTGTAACTGCATTTATGAGTGATGACGCTAGGAGGATACCAATAAACTCAATATTGAGATTGTTAAAATCTACAAAAAATATAAATGGCAATAATAAAATAAATGAAAAAAGCCTGGTTCCCCAGGCAAGAGTATATTCATCAAGTGAGTCATTTTTTTTGATATCAGTAAATGATTTTCAAGCCAGTTCTCACAGTGATTTGATAAATGCTACAACGAGAGCTAAAAATATTCAGATCATTATCTCCCGATGTTTATGTATTTAAACCCGTAATCTTTAACAATTTTACTATTCCAAATATTTCTACCATCTAATACAGTATCTCACTTCATAGATTTTTTCATAGACTTCCAATCTGGTGCAAAAAACTCATCCCATTCAGTGAGGAGCATGAGAGCATCAGAGTGTATAAGAGTCTCATAGTTTGATTCACAGTATATAATCTTATCACTTCTATTTCCAAAGAATTTCATAGATTCCATCGCAACTGGATCAAATACTCGTATTTCCTCTACTCACGCTCCAAGGAGTTCATCAATTACCGTCATACTCACAGCTTCTCGAACGTCATCTGTTTCTGGCTTAAAGGCAAGACCCCAAATTGAAATAGTCTTTCATTTCAAACTTCACATATGTTGGGCTAGTTTTTGAACTGCGATACTTTTTTGGGATTCGTTTACTTTGTCAGCACTTGAAATGACTTGAAAATCAAATCAGTGTTCTTTTCCTGTTTCTATGAGTGCTTTGACGTCTTTAGGAAGACAACTCCCTCCATATCCAAGTCCAGCAGAAAGAAAATTACGTCCAATTCTCGGATCCATACCTAGCCCTTTAGCTATATCAGTTATATTTGCTCCAGCAATTTCTGAAAAATTTGCGATTTCATTGATGAAACTGATTTTTGTCGCGAGGAAACAATTGGCAGCGTATTTAATAAGTTCGGCACTTGTGATATCTGTATGCAGTATC
This region includes:
- a CDS encoding EamA family transporter — protein: MIGIFLALVVAFIKSLGELAGKSFTDIKKNDSLDEYTLAWGTRLFSFILLLPFIFFVDFNNLNIEFIGILLASSLINAVTTITALKAVKYGDLSLVSPLTALTIPFLFVTSYFISGELSNIYGAAGVAIIFVGTYFLNIQEIRGGFLAPIRALIENLGARYMLVTAILWSVSSPLDKLGVLQVGAIGWMLLTNAVISLIFVGIMLVMGKSMNPKSMLTKKNILKIGALSILTGAAAFLQMLALKYTLVIYVIALKRASGIFSVFLGYFMYKEKNIVAKFVAAAIMLAGVLVISILGNI
- a CDS encoding glycosyltransferase family 2 protein, with amino-acid sequence MKLIIQVPCFNEEKTLSSVLSELPTHIDGIDIIETMIIDDGSSDKTIEIANEHKVDYIIKHRGNKGLGNAFRSGVEKALREGADILVNTDGDNQYPGRYIPDLVAPIVNGHSDFVMGNRQTKDIQHFSPMKKFFQWLGSLIVRILSGTKVPDSVSGFRAYSREALLKLNVTSDFSYAVDTLVQAGSKKIKIDYIPMTTNKPTRPSRLFKNIWQHMYKTLSILLRVYAMYHPLRLFVSLASAFFIIGLIGIIRFTYFYITIEGPTGHVQSLIVSGAFLTIATIFFALGIIGDLISKNRRLIEDNLYFTKKVYFDKK
- a CDS encoding UDP-glucose/GDP-mannose dehydrogenase family protein; translated protein: MKLTIFGTGYAGLVSGTCLAQVGHDVMCIDIDASKIDQLNNGEIPIYEPGLAELVERNVKAGRLSFSTDAQAGIKHGVAIFNAVGTPPDRENANKADLKYVRAVAQTFGEQISEYKVFINKSTVPVGTGEMCKEIIKRAIYTREKDIEFDVASNPEFLREGTAVQDFLSPDRIVLGSESSRAKKILDEIYRPFERLHTQILHTDITSAELIKYAANCFLATKISFINEIANFSEIAGANITDIAKGLGMDPRIGRNFLSAGLGYGGSCLPKDVKALIETGKEHGFDFQVISSADKVNESQKSIAVQKLAQHMGSLKGKTISIWGLAFKPETDDVREAVSMTVIDELLGAGVEEIRVFDPVAMESMKFFGNRSDKIIYCESNYETLIHSDALMLLTEWDEFFAPDWKSMKKSMKGDTVLDGRNIWNSKIVKDYGFKYINIGR